The Papaver somniferum cultivar HN1 chromosome 6, ASM357369v1, whole genome shotgun sequence genome segment TCCAAGAGGGTCCTTTTAAAGGACATGCTCCAACCGGAGAAAAGGTTGAATTCTATGGCATGGGCATCTTTACGGTAATTAGACTCCTCTTTTATCAACTACTCAGATGGAAAACTTTAGAAAAATTCATAATTTTCACTAATGATGGTTAATTTGTTGAAACAGTTGGATGAACGAAAGAAAATCGTGAAGGTTGAATTCTTCTTTGACAGAGGAGAACTACTTGGTGCTCTTGTCAAAGGTGACCAGACCTCGGATAACTCTGTTAATGAGACTGCATCAGGCTGTCCTTTCTTGAAGAATACAGGATAAAAGTTCAGTTACCATCACAGTTACAACAAATGAATTGTATTTTCTCGTTTCCTTGTCTCTAATGATGTATTTTCCTTTCCATGATATGAATAAGATTCTGAGTAGATGGATATGAGGACATGTGAACCTGGGGTGTTTGCAAAATGTCATCATTTGAGGTGTTGAAAGATGATGAAATGTGATTGTCTATTTATCCGCCTATAACTGATTCACAAAAAAAAGAGGGTCAGACATGCTAACAAAAATGTGGGGATCACTGGAGCAGTTAACTTTCCCATTTTTGTGGCACCATCTTGAAACTGTTTGCAGGTATCCTTGATTCAAATAATAGACGTTCAAAATTTCATGCAGAACATATGTTTCTCAGATAAATAATCTTCATAGAAATGGGCTATGGGAGAATTACAACACTATAGCTTCTGAACTACAAGGAGTCCTATAAATTATAGGTGGTTATAAGCTAACAAAGTTGAGTTAAGCAGCTAAATGATAATCAGCAGTTCAACTACACATACTTTCCTCTATACTTCCGGCTTGGATCACTATTTGACTTGGACTCCTTAACCACGTCAGTCTGCAAGTCATTAGGGCAGAAAACAGCAGAATGAAGGTTGCCCTCTTCTAACCATTTGACGTGATTTTCTTTAAAATCAAGATGCATCTTTGTAGCTTCCTCTGCAACCTCTTTGGTGTAAGATCCGGTCTTTACCATTGTCAATAGAAATCTGCTGTAACGAAAACTCAGGATCTGTTCACTAACAGCAAGCAGGGAGAAACATGGGTGCTCAGGGAAAGAGGGTTCAGAGGAGGCATCTTCACTCAGTACTGGATAGAAAAATACAAGCCTCCCACCCATGACTAACATCTGGGCAGCAAGGTCAAGCAAATCGTGAACACACTCAGCTAAGCTGTAAGGGGCCGTCGATGGTATGTGACCTATTCTCTTATCATCTGGAACAGTATATGGAGCAACAACACCCTTGAGTAATTTCCTCCCACCAGATTTACGGCCTCCCGCACGAACACCATATGGAGGATCGCAGATAATTGCATCAAACATCTATGGAGAAATAATAGAAAACCGCAGTAGTGAGATTACATGATGATGTGCAGCAGTAAATACTGCTCAGTACATTCAAAGTCTCCATTGAAGTTTACCAAGGGAATAACAAATTATCAGTAAGCAacttcaagaaaaataaaacaaaaaatcctACCTCTTTTAGCCCTGGACGCCAAGGAGGAAGGTTATTATCAGCCCTCAGCAGACCAACTGGCATGGGCAAACCATACTGCAAAAACAAATGATGATACAGTAAGCCTTTCAATTCACTGGTAAACAACTACTATCGAATTTGCACTCCTAGTTAAAAAAGCTCAACAAAAACACATGAACATATGAATATGATATAAGCACTTTTCCCATTAAAGGGAACTTAATCAGACTAGTGCAAATTCCTTTCTAATCTCTCGATGAATATAGCTGTAAATATGATAAAAATTCTCACCAGAGCATGTACAGCATTAATGCAGCCAGAATAGATGTTATAAAGCTTAAATGATTTATAAATCCGTGCAAAGAAAGGACTCACCTGCTTGAAATTGCTCCAAACATTACAATCAGGACCACGCCCATCACGCACTACTCTGATGTCAATGTCGCCCCCCCTAAACAATTCTTTATCAATTATGTTCACAGCAAGGTACTGGAATAATCACCATACTAACAGTTCCAAAATAATCTATGACCCGCAGATCAAGATAAGATTGCAGTACCAACCATTGTTATTGCTCCGAAATGTGCAGCTGCAACAAGGATGCTACCTGTGCCAACAAATGGATCATAGACAAGTTTTCCCGGTGCAGCCAAAGCTTGGTTGGCCATAAGAAAAGCCATTTCTGCATCCATGGCTGTGGGACCTAAGTAATTCCGGCTTTTCAACTGATACGTTGGCAAGAGCTTCCGATCTGCAGTTCCAATTTCCCGTCCAAAGAAGATTCTTTTTTCAGCAACAGGTGGAAGCCCGTTGTTCTTTGATCCATAGTTGTCTGTTTCCATGAACCAGAACTTGTGATCAGGTTTCTTTAAATTGACTTTGCCCTGTAAGAATACATAAGGTAAGAAACTGAACGAATTGAGATACTGTAGATTGTGAATTTATGAGAATATACATCAGTTAATCTGAAAAGGGGGAGTTGGAATACATCAGATGCCAATCATGTAAGACACTTTCCTAGGTTAGATACATTTTGAGAAACTTGGTCAGCTGAAAGATTCCATTTCCAGTACAAAAAGAAGACAAAATTCAAACCAGAAAGTTACTGAAGAGGGGGGAATAGGTTCTCGCACTTAATAACATCTAGAGAACAAAACAATGAATAAAAGTGCGGCGTTTACATATTTTCACATCAAGCAGTGTCTATGTATCTGAGACCGGCTCTCATATTTGATATTTCTATCTAAATGCCTCCACTTATACATATCCAGAAAATTGTAAGCCACCGCAGAGCTGATGCCCATCATCAAATTACAACAGTATGCATTAGATAATCCCTGCTTGTCCAAACACCAAGTACCAAGTGTAAGAGCGTAACACTCACATTAGTTTAGGTCTCAGAGTACCCCCCGAATCACAACTACTTTTATGGGTTTCTTCTTCAGAAATGACTTGGCAGTTTCATATCTCAAAGGACCCAATATCTATTTACATACAAGACAAACTCTCCAAGTAATTCTGGACTCAGAATTCTATTTCCTAAGGGGAACACTAGAGTACTATTTCCTAAAAATGGTGTGCTAGTTGGTACATATAGTGGATGAGAGATTTCAGCCTGAAGAGAATTGACAGAGGGAATAGGATGAAGGGAGACGCAACACCTAAGGTAAAGTACAATTGAAAGGTAAAGTTGTAAACATTTTCTCATTAAAGAAATAGAGAGATCCAACGCCTAGGGTAATGAAACCTTGACAGGTAAAGTTGGAAACATCTACTCACCGATGTAATAGAGAGATACCATGCCTAGAGTGAACTACCTTGAAATGGAGAGTTCCAATGGTCTTTCTGTAATCAAATAAACATCACGTTCCTATTGAGCACTTTAAACTTcgattatttttcttgttttgcaacTGGTTGTTTATCTTATTGGGATCTAGGCTGATcagcataaaacatcaaagacATAAGTTGAGCTTTCCCTAATGTATTGGAACCTAGTATCTGGAAAATGTGTTACAAAATCAGATGCAGCCTATTGTTCATTGTTGATTAAAGAAGGTTACTTCTATAGCATACTAGAAAGACTAAACATTGGTAGCGTTGCGGATTGTGTACACAACATTTATAAGCTTATAACTGAAGATCCTCGGTATATATATCACGCAAGTACCTCATTAATCTAGTTCATAACTGCAACTATAAAATGATAAAAGGAAAACCTTAAAGGGTATGAATGCGAATTTCAGAATACGCTCATTTTGCTCTTGAAAGGTGAGAGAGTTGCCA includes the following:
- the LOC113289797 gene encoding tRNA (guanine(10)-N2)-methyltransferase homolog, whose product is MWYLCVFFHRLLDYRKAEVEALAKLFGAFEGEEESFHSLEWKLPLHHHPDCPYHFVNLPSEQIASNIAKRSILVKGIYELWGEGSSYEELEEAIKSYPEDLKAPYMTSDSTFRIIIDSFGNSLTFQEQNERILKFAFIPFKGKVNLKKPDHKFWFMETDNYGSKNNGLPPVAEKRIFFGREIGTADRKLLPTYQLKSRNYLGPTAMDAEMAFLMANQALAAPGKLVYDPFVGTGSILVAAAHFGAITMVELFRGGDIDIRVVRDGRGPDCNVWSNFKQYGLPMPVGLLRADNNLPPWRPGLKEMFDAIICDPPYGVRAGGRKSGGRKLLKGVVAPYTVPDDKRIGHIPSTAPYSLAECVHDLLDLAAQMLVMGGRLVFFYPVLSEDASSEPSFPEHPCFSLLAVSEQILSFRYSRFLLTMVKTGSYTKEVAEEATKMHLDFKENHVKWLEEGNLHSAVFCPNDLQTDVVKESKSNSDPSRKYRGKYV